The Argopecten irradians isolate NY chromosome 4, Ai_NY, whole genome shotgun sequence genome has a window encoding:
- the LOC138320759 gene encoding uncharacterized protein, whose product MSTLKIVVLLCIGLCVVVEVTSHGRLVKPPSRGSMWRYGFDTPVNYNDNELNCGGFHNQWNNQGGECGLCGDPYEGERAHEAGGEYATGTIAACYVTSVSSIEVVAELTSNHKGYFEFRLCENNNISQAISQECLDEHVLNFTGTADTRGYITSDENREFSFHVDLPKGVTCQQCVLQWKYNAGNSWGCDGKDDCCIGCGQQEQFYGCADIQILDTCPFTV is encoded by the exons ATGTCAACCTTGAAGATTGTGGTGCTGCTCTGTATTGGCCTTTGTGTTGTGGTGGAGGTGACAAGTCACGGGCGCCTTGTCAAACCACCCAGTAGGGGCTCTATGTGGAGGTATGGATTTGACACACCCGTCAATTACAACGACAACGAACTCAACTGTGGCGGATTTCAT AATCAGTGGAACAACCAAGGCGGGGAATGTGGGTTATGTGGCGACCCCTACGAGGGAGAGAGGGCCCACGAGGCAGGTGGAGAATACGCTACTGGAACAATTGCAGCCTGCTACGTCACTTCCGTCTCTTCTATAGAAGTGGTTGCTGAACTTACCTCAAACCACAAGGGTTACTTCGAGTTCCGGCTGTGTGAGAACAACAATATCAGCCAGGCCATCAGCCAGGAATGTCTGGACGAACACGTGCTGAACTTTACTGGAACTGCGGATACGCGAGGATACATCACCTCAGATGAAAATCGGGAATTTAGTTTCCATGTCGACCTGCCAAAAGGTGTGACCTGCCAACAGTGCGTTCTTCAATGGAAATACAACGCCG GTAACAGCTGGGGGTGTGATGGGAAGGATGACTGTTGTATTGGATGTGGTCAACAGGAGCAGTTCTACGGCTGCGCAGACATACAGATACTAGATACGTGTCCATTTACTGTGTAA
- the LOC138320758 gene encoding cyclin-dependent kinase 9-like, which yields MQRGGGGESASGYSGGAHPTSGGHSSYRYEDLEFPYCEDSGKYEKLAKIGQGTFGEVFKARDRKTKRLVAMKKVLMENEKEGFPITALREIKILQLLRHENVVDLIEICRTKASQYNRFKSTFFLIFEFCEHDLAGLLSNANVKFNLGEIKKVMQQLLNGLYFIHSNKILHRDMKAANILITKHGVLKLADFGLARAFSVQKAGQPNKYTNRVVTLWYRPPELLLGERNYGPPIDMWGGGCIMAEMWTRAPIMQGKTEQNQLQLISQLCGSVTKEVWPNVDKLDLFAQLDLPQGQKRKVKERLKAYVKDQYALDLLDKLLTLDPSKRLDSDSALNHDFFWTDPMPSDLSEMLSQHKTSMFEFLAPPRRPGYRPMPHAQNQNVQRPPHNPDLHVERVY from the exons ATGCAGCGTGGTGGTGGGGGAGAAAGTGCTTCTGGATACTCGGGAGGGGCCCACCCCACTAGTGGAGGACATTCATCGTATCGCTACGAAGATCTAGAATTCCCCTACTGCGAAGATTCTGGCAAATATGAAAAACTGGCCAAAATTGGACAGGGAACATTTGG gGAAGTGTTTAAAGCCAGAGACAGGAAAACCAAAAGACTTGTAGCAATGAAGAAAGTATTGatggaaaatgaaaaagaaGGA TTTCCGATTACAGCTTTGAGGGAGATAAAGATTCTCCAGCTGTTACGACATGAAAATGTTGTTGACCTTATAGAGATCTGCCGCACAAAAG CCTCCCAGTACAACAGATTTAAAAGCACCTTCTTCCTGATCTTTGAGTTTTGTGAACATGACCTGGCAGGACTTTTGAGTAACGCTAATGTGAAGTTCAATCTTGGCGAGATTAAGAAGGTCATGCAGCAGCTGCTTAATGGCCTCTACTTCATCCACAGTAATAAGATTCTACATCGTGATATGAAGGCAGCCAACATCCTCATCACTAAACATGGTGTTCTAAAGCTGGCAGACTTTGGACTGGCCCGGGCCTTTAGTGTTCAGAAGGCGGGGCAGCCCAACAAATACACTAATCGTGTGGTAACCTTGTGGTACCGGCCTCCCGAACTGCTGCTAGGGGAGAGAAACTATGGACCACCCATTGATATGTGGGGTGGTGGATGTATCATGGCAGAAATGTGGACACGGGCGCCCATCATGCAGGGCAAGACAGAACAGAATCAACTTCAGCTGATCAGTCAGTTATGTGGGTCAGTTACTAAAGAGGTTTGGCCCAATGTTGATAAACTGGATCTATTTGCACAGCTGGATCTTCCTCAAGGTCAAAAGCGTAAAGTGAAAGAGAGACTTAAAGCATATGTAAAGGATCAGTATGCTCTTGACCTCCTAGACAAACTTTTAACCCTTGACCCCTCAAAGCGACTGGACAGTGACAGCGCTTTGAACCACGATTTCTTCTGGACAGATCCAATGCCTAGTGACTTGTCTGAAATGTTATCACAGCACAAGACGTCCATGTTCGAGTTCCTGGCACCACCCAGGCGACCAGGTTATAGGCCAATGCCACACGCACAGAATCAGAATGTCCAACGACCCCCACACAACCCTGACCTGCATGTAGAGCGTGTTTATTAG